GGGGCATATTCTATAGAAATTTAAAGAATTTAAGAATATTTTTCCAAAAACACAAGTAAATCATACCGAAATTTCATATTTTCAGTGGGTGCCTAGGCCCCCACTCACCATAACGTGGGTTCGCCCCTGGGAGGGAGGAGTTTTTTCCTCTGCAATTTGTGAACCCGTCCATTTAGTTTTGTGTATAAAGCTGGACGAAAGCATAACTTAAGCATTGCTTTGATTTTCCAGTCCACGATACAGCGTGTTCGAAATGGTCATCATGGTTCAATCCACACTAGCACAATTTAAGCTACAATCGTCCCTTTTCCATCTTCACGGCGTGTGAAAGTGAGATCTCCCGTTCAGCCAGGACTACTTTTCCATTTTGACCGTGGGACCTCCAAACCACCGGTAGAACAGTCGCCGGCCGAGCCCGTGAAGTTCCAGCCTTCCACAGGGCGTGAAGCAATCCGAGATTCGGAGGCGATCGCACCACGGTCTCGCACAGCCGCGCATTCGCACCACCAGGGTCGCATCGCACGCATTCGCCCGCCTCCCTGTCCAGCCTCCAGCCACAAGTGACAACTGACAAGTCCTCCTGACCTCCTCCCCCTCCCAACGCGCTCCGCCGGGtcgcatcgccgccgccgccgccgtcgaccgaACCCAGTCCAACCCCCGTTAAAAGGCCGGCCGGCGCGCGTGCTCGCTTCTCACTTCATTTTAATTCTCAAAGAAAGGAAAGGGAGAAGGATAAAGAAACAGACCAACAAATCCACTGACGGCCGGCGGGGAAGAAAAGGCGAGAAGATGGGAACAGTGCTGGACTCCCACTTCCTGGCGCTCACCGCCCTCGTCACCGTAAATCTCTCgcgccgcctcctctcctcccccgCTGTCTCCGTCCCTCTGTTACCTGGCGTGTTTATTAACTGTTGTCGTTCTGGTGTTCTTGGTGGTGGTTGTGGTGCTAGGTCGGGTACCAGCTGGTGTTCTTCATCATCACAGCCCTCCTCCGCTTCGACAAGGTCACGGATTTCGCAGGTAGCACTCACCTCCTACTTCTTATCCTTCCCTTTTGTTTGTTCTGTTGGGTGAATCCAGTTAAAGAGTGGAGTCCGTGAGCTCGATTTCTCAGGCCAGTAGGAAGCTGGTCTGGCTAAGTCTACAGAGTAGCCTGTTATAATCTATTGCTCCTGTCGCCGTTTTTCTGCCTGTCATTAATCCGACGAACTACCTGTTGGACCCATACCACATCACCTACGTATAGCAATTTCTACTGATACCTTTCCTGTTTCTGTTTCTCGGAATCTTAATATATATGCTGTGCGTGTGTCAAGATTGCCATTTTGTTGTGCACGTCAATTAAGATGCTGCCTGTTCATCCTAGTTAGAAGGCAACCATTTTCTTCAGAAATAGGTGCTCGGGGTATCTTCGAGACTTCGAGTATCCCTTTCCTTTCAGTGATTTGTCTTCTTTTTTTCAGGCAGTACAAATTTTGTCATAATCGCCGTCCTGGTAGCAGCTTTGAAGGGAACATGGCACTTCCGTCAGgtaaatagtactccctctgcaaagaaatataagatcgtttagatcactatattcgtgatctaaacgatcttatatttctttacagagggagtagtagtaaGAACTCAGTTCATTTTCTTGCTCCGTTGTTGTAAACATGACTCTGTTATTACAAAACTTTTAATACAGCTGCGTACAAATGTTTAGTTCTAAAAAATTGGCTTGGTTACTGTCGCTGTCCAACTTGCTAGAACAGTTGATGTTTCTTTTACTTCTGTGGTGAATCACGTTTCTTTTTGACTAATATACTTACAAACATATGTTCAACAGCAATGCCTGTCGTAGTAATAGTTTATCCAAACACTGCACTATCTTCGATTACCCATTCTTTGGTGAAAATGCCTGTCGCAGTTGCAACTCCTCTAAGTTACTAAAGCATGTCTGAACCTTACCTATAAATCGTTAGAGTTGTCATGAGTTTGATGCGTGTTTAGATTTTTTTTAACCATCCCTGGTATTGCGGTTGAATTAGCTTGGGCATGGATGTTATTGTATTTGCAGCAATGTGGCACAATTGCATCTCTGCACTGTCTATGTTCATAAAGAAGAAAAAATCATCTTACCACTTACATGTTACATTAAAATTAAATCCTACATATGGTACCATGGTTCTCAAAGACTAGATGGAAACTGTATTCATGAGGCGGTACAATGCTTATCCATGCCCATTTAGTGGCAAATACAGCATCGGCATATGTCTGTTCCAATGAAATCTTGTCTGTCCTTCCAAGTTGCAAAGAAACCACGGAGTTAATACAGAGATTGGGACAGTATAAATGTTAAGGATAACCTCATTTCATTTGAAAGAATAGTATCTATCAAAGGATAGTGGTATTCCTCTGTGTTACCAACTGGATAATTGACGTGTCCATGTATTATTTTGAAGCAGTGTCATCACAATAGTTTGTTTAAGAAATTCGTCCATTTCTGAACATAGACCCGTTTTTCCAGATCGTGTTGACAGTGCTTGTTATAATCTGGGGACTTCGTCTGGCAGTGTTTTTACTAATGAGGTATGTTACCCTAAAACATATATTCTGTTGATAGTTCAAAAAGCCCCACTGGACTATGTCTAGTGGAATCtctttttttttgtgatttttttaaaGACATCTGTTGCCTGAGTCAAAACATGTTGTTCTTGTTCTTATGAAAGTGAGTCGCTAATGCTTTGCTTTGCCTGATGGTGTCTAGGATTTTGCAATGGGGAGAGGATAAACGGTTTGATGAGATGCGCAGTAACTTGGGAAAATTAGCTGTCTTCTGGACATTTCAGGTAACTTTtgcaacttatgctaagcaattAGAGCTGGTTAAATGATCATTGCATTTCTAAAGAGAACCTCACCATGACTTTTATCCTGATTTGGGCAGGCTGTCTGGGTTTGGACTGTCAGCTTGCCTGTTACTATTGTGAACGCAAGTAGCAGAAACCCTTCTATTGAAGCTCGGGATATCATTGGTTGGATAATGTGGGCCATAGGGCTAGCTGTGGAAGCTATAGCTGATCAGCAAAAGCTTAAATTCAAGAACTCTCCAAGCAATAGGGGAAAGTGGTGTAATGTGGGCCTTTGGAGTTATACTCGGCACCCAAATTACTTTGGGGAGGTTAGTTTATTTACCGTGGTTATTATTTGCATACAGGTCATCTATTAAATCCATGATTTAGTTTGCCTTGGTCTATGAATCGATCTATCATGATATCATCCTTCATGGTCAGCAAATCTGTTGCATTCTTGGGTTCTTCTTTCCCTAGATGCACACAACATTGCCCTCACTAAAGTGAAATACATGATATGTATCCTGGTATCGGTGATTGAGGACAGAGTTTGAAAAGCTGAGACAGTTCCAAGGAAGAGATACCAAATTAAACAGACCTAATATGATAACTACTGGCATTTTGAGTTTCATTGTTGGCTTAATGACATTTAACTGTCAACTGTGTTTCAGCTCCACAGTTTCACTGCAATAAGCTTGAACTTCAGAACTCACCACTACAACTAATATGATTGTGTAATAAGGTTCGCCGCCTTAGTTCTTGGGAAAGTAGTTATAGACTTATAGTTATATTTTAAATAGAAGTAAAGTGCAGATATTAGATAAAGTGATCACCTGCCTACATTAAGACAGGGACATTACTAAAGAGAGGGACATATTGCTCAGAATAATAGGAAAGAGAAATACATGACAAAATTCTACAACTTACAAATTAATTCAGAGCAGGCACTTTTCTGCACACGCTTAGGTTTTAAGTAAAAGACATGTGCTGGTGGTGTTCAAATTTAGTATTTTAATAGTGAAATAGTAGCTGCACATGTCAAAAAGAACATGCTAGGTAACCGCTTCTGTAGTCTCTCTGATCACAGCCTtgagcaagcaagcaagcaatcTAGGCCAACTTTTGCTGCAGAAACAAGTATATGCCATATTTGCTAAAGCGAGGGCTTGCTGACCTTCTCATGCTTTATCATTGTTTCATCATGAATACCTTTTGTTGATAATAATTCCAATCCTAATTCCAAATAGCCACCTCTGTGCATAGTGAATGTTACATAATTACAGAGTCCAAATACTTGCTTCTTATATCGTGCACCACCCAACCCTTCATGATATAAATTCTGAGCATTTCAATATGGAGTGTTGAACAAATCCCGGCATACGCTTGACAGTTTAATCTGATGCAGATGTTCCTTTGGTGGGGGGTGTTTGTAGCATCAACCCCGGTTCTCTCAGGAGCTGAATGGCTTGTAATCTTGGGGCCCATCTTCCTGACGCtcttgcttcttttcgttagtgGGATCCCACTTCTTGAGGTTAACCTCTATTCTTGCGCATCCGAAACCCATCCCTAGTTTGCTAGTATATCTTTTATCTCAATGCTAATGCACCTCATCCTCTATATTTCGCCGTGAAGTCATCTGCTGATAAGCGCTTTGGTCGGTCTGAGGAATACCGCACATACAAGAAAACCACAAGGTAAGCACCATTCTTTTACAAGGCCATTCCCAGATCTCTCCCCAACCACTGCTTTGTCGCAGAGGGGTTACTGAATTTCGTACCGGCTGTGTTCCTCTGCAGCCCTCTTATCCCATTGCCGCCGGTCGTGTATGGAGCCCTGCCCGATTGGTTCAAGGTGGCATTCCTCCTGGAGCTGCCCCTCTACAACCCCGGACCGGAACGCGACCCCGTCAGCTGAGTGATGAATGTGCATTGTTCTTCTGATCACAAGTGATTATACATGTAATGTACTGCTTTTATTCTGGATGGGTGATTCTTTTGCCATTGATCTCAAGGGGTTGCGGTGAAGTTTGTCCATATGTATCTATCTTCCAGGATGTTCAAAAGCATAGATTGTGTACTTGTCTTTAATAGGGATATTGTGTACTTGTGTTAATAGTGGAAAAGTTTGATTTTATTTTGTGCCCTCTTGTACCAAATCCTGTATGAAAGTCTGAATTTTCTCTAGTTTCCATGGAATTTTACTCTTTCCACGAACTCCGTTAAATTTTTTCTATCTATCTCTTAGTGGGCTTCGATGGTTTGTGAAGCTTGCATGAGTTCATATTCATCAGGATTCAGATTACAGCAAGAAGGAATAGCTTCTTAAGCTCTGAGAGAATTTTGACATGGCAACAGAATCTGCACGAAGTGTTGTCCAACGCAAACTGAAACAGCATATGTTGATCATCTATCTACTGACGTCCGGCACACCGGAGCGGAGGGCCTCACGCCGGCGCGATGGACACCTTGTCGACCTGCACGACGTACTCCAGGGTCGCCCCGGGGGGCACCTGCGCGCCGTCGTCCCCGAAGTCGGCGCCGTCCTCGCCGAAGCCGAGGCTCGCCGGTACGACCACGCGCCGCTTGCCGCCGTTCCGCATGGACCGCAGCGCGTACTCGATGCCCTCGCACATGCCCCTGGTGTAGGGCCTGGAGCCCATGACGAGCGCCAGCGGCCGCTTCCCGTCGCCGAACGTGTCCACgaacgcctcgccgccgccggccacccGCCCCTGCAGGTCGATCACCACCAGGTCgcccggccgcggcacgtcgccGCCGCCCACCCGCATCTCCGTGTACCGGATTCCATTGGGCAGGAcgacctccttctcctcctccacgTCCCTGCGAGAAGGAGACACACCATGCGTGGCTTAGCTAACGAGAGGAGCATGGAGGATGGTTATTAATGGAGGTGAGGAGCCGAGGTCGGTGGCTGACTTGGTGTTGGCCTGCTGCTGCGCGACCTCGAAGCGGGTCTTGAGCTGCTCCGACACGACGCCGAAGGCC
This genomic window from Aegilops tauschii subsp. strangulata cultivar AL8/78 chromosome 4, Aet v6.0, whole genome shotgun sequence contains:
- the LOC109780747 gene encoding uncharacterized protein — its product is MGTVLDSHFLALTALVTVGYQLVFFIITALLRFDKVTDFAGSTNFVIIAVLVAALKGTWHFRQIVLTVLVIIWGLRLAVFLLMRILQWGEDKRFDEMRSNLGKLAVFWTFQAVWVWTVSLPVTIVNASSRNPSIEARDIIGWIMWAIGLAVEAIADQQKLKFKNSPSNRGKWCNVGLWSYTRHPNYFGEMFLWWGVFVASTPVLSGAEWLVILGPIFLTLLLLFVSGIPLLESSADKRFGRSEEYRTYKKTTSPLIPLPPVVYGALPDWFKVAFLLELPLYNPGPERDPVS
- the LOC109780748 gene encoding peptidyl-prolyl cis-trans isomerase FKBP17-2, chloroplastic; its protein translation is MATFLGSSPAFLARPAAKPHVSCAPPSRPPSAQPPSDQPPPPPQQQEPMQAQAAPARAPAPKRAATSADSTDWVASSLTRRFGIGAGLAWVGFLAFGVVSEQLKTRFEVAQQQANTKDVEEEKEVVLPNGIRYTEMRVGGGDVPRPGDLVVIDLQGRVAGGGEAFVDTFGDGKRPLALVMGSRPYTRGMCEGIEYALRSMRNGGKRRVVVPASLGFGEDGADFGDDGAQVPPGATLEYVVQVDKVSIAPA